The region CTTGTCACCCTTCAGCTGCTTCATGGCATGCTTCAGTGCTGGGAGAAGAGCCTCCATGCACTCCGCGACAGCATTCGGGTTGCCAGGCATGTTGATGATCTGGAAAAGGAACTCTTGTGAGTGTTTCAGAACCTACAAGTTTGAAATTACAAAGCATTCTTGGGTTTCAGTCCATACAAGTGTCGATCCTCTTATCCCACACGCCGCTCGGGATAGCATCGCAAATGGTGTCACCTGTACCGAACAGAAAAGTGCAAGCACCGTCAGTACAGAACAAAAGGATCTGAATCCTGTCAAGTTTAAGACACTAAACATATTTGGGGAAAGTTGTTTTTTATGTGATCTACATACGGTTAGCAACTAGATGTGAGTATGGAGTCAGTAAGTGAATTGATATGTTAAACCAAAGAGGCTGTAACAAACGTTGTCATCACCTTCAAACTCTCCTGAATCATAACAAACGCAAGGCCAGGTGCTTCTTTCTCTATTACAGATTTAGTTGCTTCTGGAGTAACATCTCTAGGTGTGAAGCCAGTGCCACCTGCATGTACGTTATTACCAGGAGGTAGAACCTCATGTGAGTAGGAAACAACTTGAAACTTGAGATCATGTCACCTAAGCAGCTTCTTCAAAATAAAAATTTCACCTAAGGTCAAGATGAGGCTAACGCGGTCAATATCGCTCCACTTCACCAGAATCTCCTTAATTTTGTCCACTTCATCTGGAACCACAGCAGTATCAACAACAACTGCTCCCCCTAATTTCTCCGATGAAGAGTTCACTACAGATACAGCTCTTGGGCCACTACAGATGGGATGATAAGAGAGACGAAATAACAATGACTTAAGTTACTTTTCATGGAAGCATGATTCACATCACGAAGAATAAACAGAAGTTATGATTAATCCGCAGTTTTGAGGCCAAGAAAGGATAATAACTTTGTGAAATGTGGAGTCCTTACTGAAATTCATCACCATCTTATGTGAAGAATCATCAGTTAATCATCTCTTCTATTTTGCATCAAGAGTGACCCACTTGCAACTCTAGGCAAAGAGGTGTATCAAGATGCACGTACTTTGCAAAGAGTACAAATTTTGAGGACTAGGTAGGATAATAAATTTGTAAAATGTGGAGTCCTTACTGAGACACATCACCATCTTATGAGAAGAATCATCAGTAAATTGACTCTTCTATTTTGCATCAAGAGTGACCTATTTGCATCTCAAGGCAAAGAGGTGTATCAGGATGCATGTACTTTGCAAAGAGCACAAATTTTGAGGCCTGGGTATGATAATAAACTTGTGAAATGTGGAGTCCCTACTGAGACGCATCCCCATCTTATGTGAATATGCAAAGAATAGACAGTAATTTGACTCTTCTATTTTGCATCAAGAGTGACCCATTTGCAACTCGAAGCAAAGAGGTGTGTCaggatgcacgtacttgcaaagagTACAAATTTTGAGGCCTAGGTACGATGATAAATTTGTGAAATGTGGAGTCCTTACTGAAACACATCACCATCTTATGTGAACATGCAAGGAATAGACAGTAATTTGACTCATTTCATTTTGCATCAAGAGTGACCCATTTGCAGCTTGAGGCAAAGAGGTGTATCAGGATGCATGTACTCTGCATACCATACAGATTTATTCTTTCTAATGCCCTTTGAGAGTGGTAACCAAATCATAAACAACAGAACTTAAGACTGAAGAAAAAGGTATTGCACTTAAGGAAATACCTCCTATCAGGGCCTGCTCCAGAAGAAACAGTGTCACTAACAGTCAGAATTGCTACTTTAACTTCGGCAATCTGAGAAGCTGCAACCTGTGGTGCATCCGCCAAAGCATCTTTTGCAGAagaaacaagatgagatgataaggGGCTGGAAGCAGCAGGCAGCTTATCCAGAGGAGGGCTAGTTATATCAGAAATAAGTATAGCTTGGACAGATGCTCCAGCTGCCAATATCTGCCCAGATGATTGCACTTCCAGCAAGGCATTTGCAGATTTCATACTTAGAAGGCGGCTACTAGCTTGTTGGCCAGTGCTCTCAGCAACGTAACTGCCAAATAAATTAACAGACATTTACTTATGTGGTGTCAAATATGGTGTAATGAAACATCAGGCAGCCATGGTAAAATATAACTCTTACCCTGGTCTACCAGATCCATCGTCAAGCACCCATCTGATCACTGCACGATGAAACTCCATACGATGTGGGTCTGCTCTTAGAGGATGTGATATACGCACATGCACTCTGAAAAAGTCTCGTCAGTGGGAAATGAAGAACAAATAATGAAAGGAAAACTAATAATAAGCACAAGGATAGCTACCTCTCCAGATGAGGATTTGACCAGCCAGAGACAAGACGTATTGCAGGAACAACAAAGAGATTGAAGCAAACCATACAGCTCACTGGGTTCCCAGGCAAGCCAAAAGCAAGAGCTGTTTTGGATGGCTTTGTTGTGTCATTTGCTGTGATCTCAGCAAATGTCAATGGCTTCCCTGGTTTCATTCGGATCTGTATACACATACAGCAAACAAATTAAATCATTGGAGAAAAATGGACAGATATAGCGGTGTCGAGtttaaaaggtatcttttgcaaacataaCTGCTTTCAATGGTTATCCAGCAGCATACAGGAAAAGAATACAATCATAAGGCTGATGCTGCTTATCAACATCTTGGTACACAATACCCCATAAGGATTTCTAGATTACCTTTTCGAAGTGAATTTTACCCATCTTTGCCAAGCAAGGTTTGACAAGATCTCTATCACCCATGGAAACACCACCAGAGGTAAGGATTATATCAGCATCAGAACGTAGAGCTGCATCCATATGCTCCATAAGACTTTCTTCAGTATCTTTTGCGATACCCAAGTCAACCACTTTACACTTCTGCTGAATAGCAGCAGCAAGTAGCATGGCCCGGTTAGAATCACGAATCTGAAATTTTAGTTTGAAGCAGAGAGGTCATGCATTTTGGTAAATATGGAATGCAAAGAAATGCGAAGGACGCAAACATTGTGGAATAGTAGAAATAACCTGACCACGATTGAGAGTTGCAGTGGCTGGCTGAACTAACTCATCCCCTGTAGAAAATACAGCAATGGTTGGTCGACGGTATGCCTGCACATGCAAACACAGAATGCTGCATTAGTGCATTATACGTTTTACTCTCATATATACTTGGTAACATCAGGCAGAAGATATTCACCTTGACAGTAGTTACTCCCACTGTTGCAAGCAGCCCAATTTCTGCAGGACCTATGTTCTCACCGGATTTTAGCACTATAGAATCTTTCTCTATGTCACATCCCTACAAATTACAGATTCAGATAACTAACACACCAGTTACCAAGAAAACTTAAAGACAGATGATTGTGGTCCATCTATATAGCTGTGCTACTAGACAATGCCTAATGGTGCATACAACATTTCATAGATCTTTTTATTGCATTGAGTTTCTGTACGAACAGTGGTGGCAGTGGATACACAATTGTACACAAGTAATCCCATTACAAGATTATAAACAAGACTTTTGCTTCCAGTCTACAACACTAGGGATGAAACAACTACACAAGCTGTATTTGGATGCAGTTGACATGGCGGCAGAGCATGGACCATGGCTATGTATCACAAATCAGAACCCCCTCCAAAACAAAGGAGAGCTCATTGCAATAGAGATGAAACAGTAATCCTGTCAAACATGTAAACTGAATTTAGGCGCAGCTGACTCGGCTGCAGAGCATGGGCTATAGCAATCCATAAAATTCATAGTCTCACAACCCGTGGTCAATCCCCATAAACCGAGAGAGAGAGCACCTAAAACTAGGAAGCACTGACAAAAGGATGAAAAAATTGACATACCACGCTGCGTAtatcgtgc is a window of Triticum dicoccoides isolate Atlit2015 ecotype Zavitan chromosome 2B, WEW_v2.0, whole genome shotgun sequence DNA encoding:
- the LOC119365957 gene encoding molybdopterin biosynthesis protein CNX1-like; this encodes MLQVEEALAAVLSAAAACRAAPSAVPLLDALGLVLAEDVRAPDPLPPFRASVKDGYAVVASDGPGEYPVIAEARAGDDALGVVVTPGTVAYVTTGGPIPDGADAVVQVEDTEQVAAAPGGSKRVRISVRVPEGHDIRSVGCDIEKDSIVLKSGENIGPAEIGLLATVGVTTVKAYRRPTIAVFSTGDELVQPATATLNRGQIRDSNRAMLLAAAIQQKCKVVDLGIAKDTEESLMEHMDAALRSDADIILTSGGVSMGDRDLVKPCLAKMGKIHFEKIRMKPGKPLTFAEITANDTTKPSKTALAFGLPGNPVSCMVCFNLFVVPAIRLVSGWSNPHLERVHVRISHPLRADPHRMEFHRAVIRWVLDDGSGRPGYVAESTGQQASSRLLSMKSANALLEVQSSGQILAAGASVQAILISDITSPPLDKLPAASSPLSSHLVSSAKDALADAPQVAASQIAEVKVAILTVSDTVSSGAGPDRSGPRAVSVVNSSSEKLGGAVVVDTAVVPDEVDKIKEILVKWSDIDRVSLILTLGGTGFTPRDVTPEATKSVIEKEAPGLAFVMIQESLKVTPFAMLSRAACGIRGSTLIINMPGNPNAVAECMEALLPALKHAMKQLKGDKREKNPRHIPHAEAAPVDQWERSFRAASSGGGCSCDP